From one Paramormyrops kingsleyae isolate MSU_618 chromosome 1, PKINGS_0.4, whole genome shotgun sequence genomic stretch:
- the mab21l3 gene encoding protein mab-21-like 3 has product MAEFTEEDLDQYLQNQVDLRHRQVSKTVEEVQKIIKDLTSEVSVKDGRFQSISNSGVHSDSLKDQPALLAKWATLLRGRCAFNPAIQVLTPTQFLISVPLRGLTGYRERRARRWRYYSLSGSRRQSPVREPEKLHQWLELDSFLSPTQEWHDSHVAIEGDIVPAKVVSVFKEQVEEAVKSRSLASKVSVLDTMGSVVRVAVETSEAQIEVELVPTVELMHSWPKKARWPRLLKRWPPADRVRCIKSFGFNLLATSNYHWLLSFSRAEQVLLGSIDEDGGCRRKCYRIVRQLKEDVWCPGNKPTITAYHLQNLLFWTCEKYPNSKHWKNLKESVLRLVRKLHKCASQRYLKHYFVGSYNLLKYTNTNDLDDMASKISTFLDNPAAYIH; this is encoded by the exons ATGGCAGAATTCACTGAAGAAGACCTGGACCAGTATCTACAAAATCAG GTCGACCTCAGACACAGACAGGTCTCAAAAACAGTGGAGGAGGTTCAGAAGATCATCAAGGACCTGACGTCTGAGGTCAGCGTCAAGGACGGTCGCTTTCAATCCATCTCCAACTCCGGCGTCCACAGCGACAGCCTCAAA GATCAACCTGCTTTACTCGCCAAATGGGCCACATTGCTCAGGGGACGGTGTGCGTTCAATCCAGCTATCCAG GTCCTAACACCCACCCAGTTCCTCATTTCGGTGCCATTGAGGGGACTGACGGGATACAGGGAACGACGGGCCCGGCGGTGGCGCTACTATTCGCTGAGCGGGTCACGGCGGCAATCTCCAGTCCGTGAGCCGGAGAAGCTGCACCAATGGCTGGAGCTGGACAGCTTCCTGAGCCCCACGCAGGAGTGGCATGATAGCCACGTCGCCATCGAGGGTGACATCGTGCCAGCCAAGGTGGTCAGTGTCTTCAAGGAGCAGGTGGAAGAGGCCGTCAAATCCCGCAGCTTAGCCA GTAAAGTCAGCGTCCTTGACACGATGGGCTCGGTGGTCCGTGTTGCCGTGGAGACATCAGAGGCCCAGATCGAAGTGGAATTGGTGCCGACGGTGGAGCTGATGCACTCCTGGCCCAAGAAGGCTCGCTGGCCCCGGCTGCTCAAGCGATGGCCTCCAGCGGATCGTGTCCGCTGCATCAAG TCCTTTGGATTCAATCTGCTGGCTACGTCCAACTACCACTGGCTGCTGTCCTTCTCACGGGCAGAGCAGGTGCTGCTAGGAAGCATCGACGAGGATGGGGGTTGCCGAAGGAAGTGCTACCGGATTGTCCGGCAGCTGAAGGAGGATGTCTGGTGTCCCGGCAACAAACCTACCATCACAGCCTACCATCTACAG AACCTGCTTTTCTGGACCTGTGAGAAATACCCCAATTCCAAGCACTGGAAGAACCTGAAGGAGAGCGTCCTGAGGCTGGTCAGGAAGCTCCACAAGTGTGCTAGCCAGCGCTACCTCAAGCACTACTTTGTGGGCTCCTATAACCTGCTCAAATACACTAACACCAATGATCTGGATGACATGGCCAGCAAGATCTCCACGTTCCTGGACAACCCAGCTGCCTACATCCACTAA
- the rcan1a gene encoding calcipressin-1a, with translation MHLKTTKQDNLCLVVSLEDQEVFSRPEVQAKFEELFRSFDGGVTFQFFKSFRHVRVAFSDALAAAEAKERLNKSVFNGKEMRLHFAQSVHIGSPRLELPKPLSSLPGWEEPQDATPILNCDLFCDISKTDAGEEFELHSGTPTTPSVVVHICGGDEAEGGRQSHPKIIETRRPDYVPAVLH, from the exons ATGCACCTGAAAACCACAAAGCAGGATAACCTCTGCCTGGTCGTCTCCCTAGAGGACCAGGAGGTGTTCAGCAGGCCTGAGGTCCAG GCAAAGTTCGAGGAGCTGTTCCGCTCCTTCGATGGTGGGGTCACGTTCCAGTTCTTCAAGAGCTTCCGGCACGTCCGCGTTGCCTTCAGCGATGCACTGGCCGCCGCTGAGGCCAAAGAGAGGCTCAACAAGAGCGTCTTCAATGGGAAGGAGATGCGCTTGCATTTCGCCCAG TCCGTACACATCGGAAGCCCCCGTCTGGAACTCCCAAAGCCTCTGTCATCACTTCCTGGGTGGGAGGAGCCACAGGATGCTACTCCCATCCTCAACTGTGACCTGTTCTGTGACATCTCAAAGACCGATGCAG GGGAGGAGTTTGAGCTGCATTCCGggacccccaccaccccaagcGTGGTCGTCCACATCTGTGGGGGTGACGAAGCAGAAGGGGGGAGACAATCCCACCCCAAAATCATCGAGACGCGACGTCCCGATTACGTCCCCGCCGTCCTGCACTGA
- the dnajc28 gene encoding dnaJ homolog subfamily C member 28 encodes MSCAILILRLHRGDHVRALRPPCYLSLCQLSHAHPVRYNLRECYRLLQLPEDAEASHAQVKDAYLRMAKLYHPDSGVPTADAALFSQIEEAYRTALAHIARRQSAWQQLEAEEEEEDRLKTQSPQHRHYLSYDGVGLGTPSQRERQYRQFRADRATEQVLEYRRRELERVAAADEGAMAAQDVHRRSRKVKITQAVDRLVEDLIQESMAQGDFHNLPGSGKPLNKFNENPYADPMTHNLNRILIDNGYQPQWIVAQKEIRETADKLRAGLQGTRAKLGDPLTPAEELKWRQCCQTFSEDLGRLNKKVDNFNLIVPLLNRQMVHFNLQREVDRVRRADQEGRLEREREKERERLADVEKRNSSETANHGLFSWVLNLLR; translated from the coding sequence ATGAGCTGCGCCATACTTATTCTGCGGCTGCACCGTGGCGACCATGTCAGAGCCCTGCGACCCCCCTGCTACCTCTCCCTCTGCCAGCTCAGTCATGCTCACCCTGTGAGGTATAACTTGCGGGAGTGCTACCGTCTTCTGCAGCTGCCCGAGGATGCAGAGGCCAGTCATGCCCAGGTGAAGGATGCCTACCTCCGCATGGCCAAACTGTACCACCCCGACTCTGGGGTGCCCACGGCGGATGCCGCCCTTTTCTCCCAGATCGAGGAGGCCTATCGCACTGCGCTGGCACATATAGCAAGGCGGCAGTCAGCCTGGCAGCAGCTGGAggcagaagaggaagaggaggatagACTGAAGACACAGTCGCCCCAGCATAGGCATTACCTCAGCTACGATGGCGTTGGCTTGGGCACACCCAGCCAGCGAGAGCGTCAGTATCGCCAGTTCCGTGCAGATCGGGCCACAGAGCAGGTGCTGGAGTACCGGAGGCGGGAGCTAGAGAGGGTGGCCGCTGCAGATGAGGGTGCCATGGCGGCACAGGACGTACACAGGCGGAGCCGGAAGGTTAAGATCACGCAAGCAGTGGACCGGCTAGTGGAAGACCTCATCCAGGAGTCGATGGCCCAGGGTGACTTCCACAATCTGCCAGGTTCCGGAAAGCCCCTCAACAAGTTCAATGAGAATCCGTATGCCGACCCTATGACACACAACCTCAATCGCATCCTCATCGACAATGGTTACCAGCCGCAGTGGATCGTGGCTCAGAAGGAGATCCGAGAGACGGCGGATAAGCTGCGAGCAGGGCTGCAAGGGACCCGGGCGAAGCTAGGAGACCCCTTGACCCCAGCAGAGGAGCTAAAGTGGAGACAGTGCTGCCAGACTTTCAGTGAGGATCTCGGCAGGCTCAACAAGAAGGTGGATAATTTCAACTTGATAGTGCCTCTGCTCAACAGACAAATGGTCCACTTCAATCTGCAGCGTGAGGTGGACCGGGTCCGAAGGGCTGACCAAGAGGGAAGactggagagggagagggaaaaGGAGAGGGAGAGACTGGCAGATGTGGAGAAAAGGAACTCGTCAGAGACGGCTAATCATGGACTGTTCTCTTGGGTGCTAAATCTACTCCGATAA